The Nostoc sp. NIES-3756 DNA window TGGCGGCTCATCCAAATGGGCGTGTATGATACCGCCATAAGCGCCTGCTTGCTGGTGTTCTTGACCAAATTTGTACGCTTCAGCTACCCAGGTTTGTGAGGGCCAATTATCATCATCTAAAAACCCGATTAAGTCTTGGCTTTGAGCCATCTGCACAGCCTTTTGTCGAGCAAAGCTGGCTCCCTGTGTGCTTTCAAACACATAGCTTAGTTGGCAATCCTGCCGCCAATTATTTGCATAATTCATGACGACATTTTTAGTATCGTCACTACTATTATTATCAACAACTAAAACTTCCCATTTGATGCCGTCAATAATTTGATTGTACAAACGGTCAAGCACCGCAGGGAGACGATTTGCGCCGTTGTATGTACAAATTGCCACACTAAAGTCTATAGCTTCGATTGTAGTCTGCTCAACCATAGTGATCAGTACCCATTTTAACTACTGATGAGATTTTCCTGAGAACGTACTTGTTTGCGGAAGTAGTATTTGATATATTCCTTCCAAGTGTAGGAAGGACTTAATAAGCTACCAATAAATAGTTCTAGTTCACAGGCGGCAATCAGATCACTCTTAACACTACTGCGATATTTGTACAGGTGCAGTAAAATTTTGCGCGTATCATTCAAAAGATAAACCCAAAACATTAGGGGAATTTGCCAAGGTTTAACACTTAACATCCGGGTATGATATCGGCTCAAACCAATACCACGGCAGAGGTTAACAAGATAATCCTTCTTTAAACGCCAATGAGGTATCTGGTGAGTTATTTGCATTTCTGGGTTGTACCAGATTTCCCATCCGCCTCTTTGAATGTGTAACAATGCTTCTAAATCTTCACCTGGTAAATAGGGTTCACGAACTCTACCCTGGAGAAAACATCGTTCTGGTACGTTTTCTAACCAAGCTTGTTTTCGTACTACTAACCCAGCCCCAGGAGGAAGCACTTTTTTTTCTGGACGATAAAGTAATTCTTTCGCTCCTCGGTCTGTGATTGCTAGTAGAGCTGCAATACGTTTGAAATTATCTGGAGGGGGAATTTCAAATTCACCGCTAATGCGGCTACCATAAGCACCCGCACGGGGATGAGTTTGAGCAAATGAGTAAGCATTCTTCACCCATGTTTGAGTGGGAATATTATCATCATCTAAAAATCCAATTAACTCGCCTCTGGCTTCTGCAACAGCGTGCTGACGTGCGATCGCTAGTCCTTGTTCTGGCTCAAAAATATACCGCAATTGCCCTGAATGATGCCAGATATTTTGATACTGCTGAACTATCTGTTTGGTTGTATCTGTACTGTTGTTATCAACTACAAGCACTTCCCAAGAAATCCCTTCTGTACCCACCTGATTTTGCAGTTGATTTAGCACATTAGGGAGACGTGCTGCGCCATTATAAGTGCATATTGCTACAGTGAATTGGATAATCATATTTCTCTCAACAAGATGAGATAAAAGGAATTGATACTGAAATCAGATGCAGTTAAAAACTTTAATATTTATAAAAGCACTATACACAGTATAAGTAACTATACATATACAAATATAAAACTTTCATGTAACTTACGTAAAGAGACTGAGGCTCAAACTATTTTGCGATCGCTATACCTAAGTAATTACCTAACTACACTGCAAATAGTTGTGTTTATCTAAGTTAGGGTAAAGGTTTCCAACTCTTGTTATGTTGTGATTTGTGTCGAAGTATTTACCGCAATAAAAAAGAAGGGAAGTATCGGCTTTCCCCTCTCTTAGTGTTCTATGAGACTTTGTGTTAAAGAATGCTTAAGCTACAACGAACTATTCTAGTAATTCTTCTGGAGTCAGGTGAGAGTTGACAACTTGTCCATCTTTAAACCAGACAATGCGCTTAGTTTGACGGGCAACTTCTGGTTCGTGTGTCACCATCACTACAGTAATGCCACCATCATTCAATTCTGTAAAAATATTTAAGACTTCTTGGGTGGTGCGTGAATCGAGTGCGCCTGTGGGTTCGTCTGCTAGAAGGACTACGGGACGATTAACAATAGCCCGGGCGATCGCCACTCTTTGTTGTTGTCCCCCTGATAGTTGAGTGGGTTTGTTATTGAGGCGCTTTTCTAAGCCTACACGAATCAAAGCTTCCGTAGCGCGATCGCGTCTTTCATTCGGGTTGACATCAGCATACACCATCGGTAGCATGACGTTTTCTAAAGCAGACAGTTGGGGTAAAAGATGGAATTGTTGAAACACAAACCCCAATTTTCTATTGCGGATATGTGCCAAGTCTGCATCATTCATTTGTGCCACATCCACATTATCTAAATAATAATGTCCTCCTGTTGGGCGATCTAAACAGCCGATAATATTCATTGCTGTAGATTTGCCAGAACCAGAAGGCCCCATAATCGAACAATACTCACCCTCATTGATGACCAAATTCACATCATTTAAAGCTTTGACTTCGGTTTCACCAGTACCGTAAATTTTAAAGATGTTTTCTAAACGAATAATTGCTGATTTTGGTACAGGATTAGGAACTAAGGAGTCAGTGATGGAAATAGTCTTTGCCATAATAATTCAGCTATTAATTTTAAGGATAAATATTTATCAGCTATTAGACATTTATTATGTCTATCTTGTCTAACCTAGATCAGCAAAAAATAGTGCTTGTGTTTCCACTATAGCTTGGATAAAATCAACCATCTTCCCCAACCCTTTTTCCTCAAGTGTTTTCAGTTACAGTTCTGTCAACCATCATTAAGCCACAATGTTTTGAAAGCCTGTTCTTGTCAGTTGTTCCCTGCTATACATGAAACCTCGAATTATTGTTTGTGGCTTAGGACGAACTGGATATAAAATCTTCCGTTTGCTGAGACAGCAGGGTGCGTTTGTCGTCGGTATTCATCACAAACCCATTCCTGGCGAAGCTGGAGGAGATGTAATAGTCGGTAATTTACACACGGTTGCTACTCTTAGCGCCGCAGGCATTCATCAAGCACAGACTTTAGTGATTGCTGGCTCTGATGATGAAGTTAACTTAGCAATTATGATGCAGGCAAGGGTGCTAAACCCGCATATTCGGATTATTAACCGCTTTTACAATACTAATTTAGGCGATCGCTTAGATCAAACTCTGTCAGAACACCTGAGTATGAGTGTGATTGGATTAGCTGCACCGTTATTTACTTTCGCCGCTTTAGGAAACCAAGCGATCGGGCAAATCAAGTTATATGAGCAGACTTGGCCTGTTCAAGAAGAATATATTGATGAAAATCATCCCTGGTGTGGTCGTAACTTAAGTGACCTATGGGATAATCCGGCACGAATACCAATTTATTATTTACCTGTGGAAGGGGAAATGAATTTGGTGGCGGCTATACTGGGTGAAAACCACTTAAGAGTGGGCGATCGCTTAATCGTTGCTATCCAACCCCGTATCCGTTCCACTCGCAAATCCCTAATTAAAAAATTTCTCAAAGTTATTATCAGCATACGGCAATTTCAACAGCATGGACAATCGGTCATTGTCGGTGCGATTCTCTTACTAGCAATAGTCATGATTGCCACCATCACCTATATGTCCACTGAATTGAGCCTATCTATGGTAGATGCCCTCTATTTTTCTGTAGGCATGATTACTGGTGCTGGGGGTAATGACAAAGTAGCAGACAACGCTCCCAACAGTATTAAATTATTCACCGTTGTCATGATGCTAGTTGGGGCGGTAGTGATTGGTATTTGGTATGCCATGCTCACCGATTTTGTTTTGGGTACACGCTTCAAGCAATTTTGGGATGCAGCTAGGATTCCCCAACGCCATCACTATATTGTTTGTGGTTTAAGTGGTATCGGTAGCAAAATTGTTCAGCAACTCCATACTAGTGGTTATGAAGTAGTAGTCATCGAAACTGACTCCAACAACAAATATGTTAACTCTGTACGTGGGCTAGGGATTCCTGTCATTCAAGGTGATGCCAGCTTCCGCACCATACTTACAACCAGTAATGTGGACAGTGCCGCCGCCGTGCTGGCTGTTACCACAAATGATGCTACTAATATAGAAATTGCCCTCAAAGCTAAAGGTTTAGCACCCAAAATTCCTGTAATTGTCCACTATGCCGACCCTGATTTTGCAGGTATGGCAAAACAATTATTTGACTTTGAGGCTGTGTTAAGTTCAGCCGAATTGGCAGCCCCGGCATTTGCTGCTGCGGCTTTAGGCGGACGCATCCTGGGTAACGGCATCACAGCAGATACACTGTGGGTAGCTTTTGCTACTTTAATTACACCGTCACATCCCTTTTGCGGCCATTTGGTGAAAGATATAGCTATGGTGGCTGACTTTGTGCCTTTGTATGTAGAAACAAATAGTCAAAGGGTTCACGGATGGAATTTACTAACGACCTATCTTAGTGAAGGTGATGTTTTATATTTAACAATGCCAGCAAATCAGTTATATAAATTGTGGCGTGATGAACGGGCTTGTGGAGTTGGAGATTAGGAATTATATTGACTCCCATCTCACAAAAATTGACGGTCTAATATTAGCAATTTGAATCGAGAGCATAAGCTTTATGCTTTCAACAATTTGCGACAACAACTATAAGTTGTCCTAAATGACAACCAATAGTTGACCAAGATATGCTTTCAAAGCCTCATTCTTTCGTTAGGGCGATCATAGCAAAAAAACTATTGACAAGCATTAATTGACCTAATGTGAAAATACTAGGCATTAGTTGACCAAAAGTTATAAATTAAAAATCCATAAATTCACATTTAATTAACTGTGTGATGTAAACATAGCTTTGCATCTGAATAAGCCAGATGCTAATTCTCTCGTGAGTGCGATCGCTCCTAAAATAAAACTGCAAAATTATATGCTTGCGGAAATTGGGCTTGATGCGATGGTCTGCTGGTCGCGCTGTAGCTTCTCTGATAGGCTGAAAAAAGACCTGCAAGAAGCTCGCGCTGGCAAATTATTATGCCGTCCAACATCGCAGTAGAAATATTAATTAAGTTCCAAGGTAGCAAAATAGACACAGTTCCACAGGAAAACACTTATTTATTGATATAGTGAAATGTAATTTGCACAAGGTTTTGAGAGAACACTAATAAAGAGACAAAACCCTAACCCTTCTAAGTTACTGTTCTAGGATGCTGTAATGTCTTTGAGTGAAGTGAATACCAGAGAAAAGTTAATTGATCCGGCGTTAGAAAAAGCAGGATGGAATCTGACAAATCCCGATCAGGTTATAATATATCCCTAACCAGTGAGAACACTGCAAACAATGACCTAAGCTGGGTTCTCAGTCTAACCAAAGTAGTTGGCAATGACAATGAGGACAATTTTGCACAAGAGAATATTGATGTATTAAACAAACTCTGGCATCTTTAAACTTTTCTGGCAATTTCCATCTATGACAGCCATATTACTTCAAAGTGAGGAATATGTAGACTTAACGTTTAAGCTAAGAGGCGCACTGATTCCTCTTGATAACGGTTATGTTATCTATAGTGCTTTGTCCAGAATTTGTCCTATCCTGCATGAACTAAAGTCGATTGGGATTCATCCAATTGCTGGAATACCAACCAAGAACAATTTACTTGAACTCACCACTCAATCTCGTCTAAAAATTCGGATTTATCATCAACACATTCCTTTAATTTATCCTTATTTAGCGGGTCAAGCTTTTCATATAGGTCAAAATTTTTATCAGCTAGATATTCCCGACTACAAACCGTTGATTTCTTCAGAAAGTGTCTATTCCAGATTAGTGATAATTAAAGGATTTCAAGACGCTACTAACTTTATTGAAGCTGTGCAACGGCAACTGGATAATTTAGGAATACAAGGGAAAATTGAACTACTTACCCGACAAGATGGAACACCTCAAAAAAGACAATTAACAATCAATAAAGAAGGGAAACAGTTTAAAATTAGAGGATTTGGCGTAAAAATCAGCGAACTCAACCCAGAAGATTCCTTAACTTTACAAGAACAGGGTATTGGAGGGAAACGAAAGATGATGTGTGGAATATTTGTCCCAGCGACTCGCAGCAAGGAAGAAGAGGAAACCTGATCATGGTTGCTACCCAACCCAAAATTTCCCTATCTCTCGATGCTGCGGATACGACAATAATGCACCGCGCCGGAATGACGGGACTTTACATGACTTTAAAGCGATTAGAAAAGCAATATACCTCATCTCGTCAACGGGGAGGACATATATCATGGTTTTTGACTGCTGATACCATTAAGTTATTCTGGGAAGGAAGTGATTTCGTTGCCCTATCGTGGTTGATTAAGGAGTCTTTTCAACTAGATGATACAGGTTTAATTCATTTAACAGCATTGTCTAATGCTGCAATAGATTTAAGGCAGAAAATCCATATTCATGAGGGAATATGTGCTGTTTTCCTGCGTCATAATCAGTTTTATCAAGCAGGAAAGATAGTTAATGCTGAACTAACGGTTGAAGAAAAAAAAGTCGAGTATCGATACAAATCCCTAACTTGGTATGCACATCAAACCTTTGCAGAAAAGTTATGCGAGGCAGATACCCAACAACTCAGAGAAGATTATGTTCAAATGACGAGTTGGTTGTATTTAGGAGGAATTGTTCGCCATGCTAGGACACAGAACACTACAAAACTGGAAGAAAAACCTGAATACGCCTTAGCATTATTATTTGTACCAGTAGTTTGTCATTATTGCTTACTTCATATTCCATCAGAAGACTTGAAGGAAAAGAAACCCCATCGCTATGGGGTGGTAATTCCGGAAATCAATGATTTTGAAGATGCTTCTCAAAGAAGATGGCGATTACAGCAATTAGAAACCAAACAGCTTAATGTTAGTAGCCTTGGTGAAGCAGGATTACTTTATTACAGCTTAGACGATATTCAGCCTGAAGGCGGCTACTATCAAGCTTGTCAAGTTTGGTTATATGAAAAAATGAATAAAGATTCTCGTCAAAGAACATTGATGAGTATAGAAGAAATTGAAGTTGATAAGAATACTTTAATCACTTATCAACAGGTGCAAAAATATTTTCAAACTAATTATCAGCAAATTAAACCTAAGCAAATTTTTATTAAAGTGAATCCGATTCGCTCCATAATTGCTGATAATTTAGTAAAAGGAATCCATTGGTGGTCTGATTTTTGGGAAAAATTGGTGATAGAGGATTCAAACGAATATTTATTTAACCAGTTATTTTTCAATCGAGAAGGATTCATAATAATGGCAGAGAATAGTGAAGAAGACAAGCATTATCTTATTTTCCTTAAGGTGTTTCAGCAAGCTATGAAGGGTAACTTTGCTAAAATGTATGCCAAGGCAGAGGCAGGGAAAGACCCTCCAATTAAGAAGAAAGTTGAACGATTAAGAGCAGAGCTAAACTATTGTTATGATGAATTGTCGTTTAAAGAATATTTGTCTGACTTTTTAGTAAGAGGGGGATTAAATAAGTATTTCAATCAGCATCAAGAAGAGATAGCACTACTAATTAAAAAAATACCTTGGCAAGAATTAAGAATTTGGTCATTGTTAGCGATCGCCAGTTATAAACCTAAAGATAAACCTATCGAAATGAATGATGAGTCAGAAGAAGAATGACAATAATATCCCTAATTATTATCTTTACGGAACAGTCCTCACTCGTTATGGTTTAGCGTCATTAAATCATGACATGAGACGAGGAAATAAGACTACTCTGCAAAAAGGCTATTGGAATGGTAAAATTCATTCTTTTGTAGGTGCAAACGCAATTCGTTGGGCGTTACGTTTTTATCTTCAAAAGCAAGGTTACTTAGTTAATCGAGTTTGGGATGAGGATGAACATATTAATCGGTTAACAAGTGAAGATTTCGACCCAGAACAATTTTATGATGATGATATTTTTGGGTTTGCTTTATTAGAGTCTGCGGAAACAGAGGAGGAGACTTCAACAACAAAGAAAAAAAAGAAACAAAAAACAGTCAGCAGTCCTAATCAGCGAATTGGTGCTTTAGCAATGAATATGGCTGTGTCCCTAACGCCTTATGATGGTGCAGTCAAGTTAGGAGCAAAAAGTGGCAGAGATAAAGATAGCACATCGCTCCACTTTACAGAGTATCATGCAACTCGATATCAATATTATTTTGGAATCAATCCCACTCATCTCAAAGAGATGTCGCGGATTTTACCTCTGATAGATGGGATTATGGATATGCCCAAGGTAGGAGGGAGTAGTAATATTTTTAATTATTCTTTCTGTCCAGATAGTTTGGTATTTCAATGGACAAATCATTTTGCTTCATATATTTCCTATTGCTTTGAATATTGCGATCCTAAGACTAAGGAAGCAAAACTTGCACAAGAGTTTATAGATGAAGTGGAATGCGGACAGATTGACCCTAGTACATTATGGATTGGGGGAACAATTGTTAAGGAGTTAAAGCAATTGGATAATTTTGATAATTCCCCTTTTAATAGAGCGCACATTTATCGTAATCGCAATGAACTGGTTGAAGCTTTGAAAGCAGTTATTAAAAGAGATTTGGGTTTACAAGAATCAAAATGATTGCACCATTAATTCTCTATTTAGATGTTCCATTTGCGACTTTTAGGGAGTCCCATGCAAGGGAAATGGGGAAAACTTATCCTGTACCTCCTCCAGCGACAGTGTATGGGATGTTGTTGTCTTTGGTAGGGGAAACGGATGTCTATCGTCACTGTGGGGTAGAATTGGCGATTGCGATGTTATCTAGCCCCAAAAAGTCCCGAATTTTACGTCAAATGAGACGGTTTAAGAATGCTGATTTTAGCCACCCAGAGAATGTTATTCCCTGTTATCAAGAAATTTTGTCTAATGTGAAGTGTTTGATCTGGGTTCGTTCTGACGGGGAGAAGATAGAACTAAGTTTAAGGGAGAGGATACTGTTAGCGTTTGACCATCCTGAGCTAGTAAGACGGTTTGGTTGTTTATTTTTGGGAGAAAGTGACCAGTTAATTAAAACAATCAAACTTGTCTCACAAGATTATCCAGAGGGGGTGAGACAGTGGGCGATTAGGGATAATCGAGGCAGGTTAACTTTACCCTATTGGGTTGACCATGTGGGGTCAAGAAATACCAGATTTTTGAGGTATCGGATTGAGGAAATGCCAAGCTCACTACCCCCTGATTTGGCGTGGACGATGATTACATCTCCAATTTGACAAGTATCTCTTATGGTAAAGGGAATATAGGCTAAAAGAATGGCAGGAAGGTTTACACGGTAAGGTTTATGATAATTTAGGACAGGAAAAAGGTGCTTGCCATTTTTGGGAAAGTTTATCGGCACTGGTTTTGAGGGGCTGAAAGTAAGGGAAACCTTGGTAAGTTTTGTGTTTTTGGTTTCTCGATTTGGAAGGTGCTTGTAAGATTGTAAATGAAGCTTCCTGTGTTAAGGGTTTTCACCTTTGCTGTGATTCGTGGCTTGATGCTGTTAGGCGTTGCTCAAATAGTTTGGACTGGTGTTATTTCAGTTTTTGAGTGGTGATTCGTGGCTTGATGCTGTTAGGCGTTGCTCAAGAGAAAATTGCGATGTTTGAAGCCAACTTGGCTTTTAGGTGATTCGTGGCTTGATGCCGTTAGGCGTTGCTCAAAGCGATCGCCCACTGGTTTAAGATGGAGTGCGATCGCTACTTACGCTCCTATACCAGAGAGGATTTCTATTAGGAGAGTAGGAAAAACTATTGCTTTACTTGGATTACTTGAAAAACATCTTTGAAATCCAGTAATTGAAACTGCATAAGATTTTTAGATGTGGCGAATTAAGTGAGCAACAGAGTTGCTTGATGAATGTGCTGAAGAAGTTATAGCCAAAATGCACATACACGTTCCTATATTTGTTTAAATTAATGTAGATTCTGCACACGTATAAGCAAAGCTCAAGATAATGCGAAATATAGTTCAGATGTGATATATTTCTCTGCCAGATGCCGCTTATGAAAATTTTGTTGGTTGAAGATGACAGATTAATAAGTACGGCACTGGTTGATTTGCTCTTAGCAAATCATTACACTATTGACTTAGCTAATGATGGGGAAACGGGCTTATGTCTGGCGATTTCGGCAGAATATGATTTAATTTTGCTGGATTGGCTCCTTTCCAAATTGGATGGTATGAGTTTATGCCGTCAACTGCGATCGCAAGGCTATGTCAAGCCAATCTTGCTATTAACTGCAAACAATTGTAATGCAAAGCTTGTCGAAGGATTAGATGCAGGAGCAGATGATTACGTCATAAAACCTTATGACCCGGAAGCATTGCTGGCGAAGATTCGGTCTTTATTACGTCGTCATGGGTCAGTAGCATCATCCACATTAATTTGGGGAAATCTTACTTTAGACCAAATCTCCGGTAAAGTCACTTGTAACGAGCAAATAATTTCACTCACGGCTACAGAATACAAACTCCTAGAATTGTTTTTACAAAATCCCAATCGTATATTCAGCCGCAAGTTAATTATAGATAAGCTTTGGGAATTTGATGATGCACCGATTGAAAATGCGGTAACAACTCATATTAAAGATTTACGTAAGAAACTAAAAGCAGGGGGTCTTGCTGGAGATATCCTAGAAACTGTCTACGGAATGGGTTATCGCTTAAATCCCGCTCCAGACGACTCCAAAAATGTAGCAACATCACAGCCACACAATTGGGAGCAAAAACCCCGCACAAAAGATTTAACTTCTGTTAATCGAGTATTAGAACGATTTCGTAACTCATTTAGTCAACAAGTCACTGTATTAGAACAAGCAAAAACTGCACTGTTGGCTGGGAGTTTACCACCACAGCTACACCAGCAAGCACTGCAAGAAGCTCATAAGTTGGCAGGTTCAATGGGAAGTTTTGGATATCCACAAGGTTCTACACTGGCACGAAAAGTAGAACACTTGTTACAAAATAATCACACCTTAACAGATGATGAAATTACACAGTTTGACCAACTGGTAACAGCATTACAACAGGAGTTGGCAAAGCCACCAACCACAACTGCTCAACCTGCTTCTTTGCAGCAAACTTACCGCGTACTGGTGATTGATGATGATACTCTGCTGACAGAGCAGTTGTTAACCCAGGCAGATGCTTGGGGAATGCGAATAAAAATTGCTCCTGATTTGGCAACTGCGCGATCGCGCCTAGCTTTAGCCACTCCTGACGCAGTTTTGCTAGATTTGAGCTTCCCTAGCACTCAAGAAGATGGATTAATGCTGCTACGGGAATTGGGAGAAAATCACCCGAAGTTACCAATTATTGTTTTTACTGCACGGGATAGCCTAGCTGATAGATTAGCGGTGTCACGCTTAGGCGCACGGCAATTTTTACATAAACCATCGACAACTAAGCAAATCTTTGAGGCGATCGCGCGTGTGCTACCTCAAGCCAAACCATCAGAAGCCAAAGTATTAATTGTAGATGATGACCCGGTAATGTTAGCTGGATTATCGCAATTATTAACCCCTTGGGGATTAGAGGTCATTACTTTATCTCAACCTCAGCAATTTTGGGAAATATTAGTGAATACATCACCAAATTTAGTGTTGTTAGATTTAGAGATGCCTGTAGTTAATGGGTTAGAGTTGTGTCAAGTTGTGCGTCAAGATGCTCACTGGGGAGATTTGCCCATCTTGGTGGTAACAGCCCATACTGATGCTCAATCACTACAACAAGCTTTTGCGGCAGGAGCTGATGATTTTATTAATAAGCCAGTGCTAGGCCCAGAATTGGTGACACGGGTACTGAGCCGTATTGAAAGAACGCGACGGAAGGGATAAAGGGGTAAGGGGTAAGGGGTAAGGGGTAAAGGGGGGAAGATGAAAGTTTATCGGCAATTATTAGCTTATGGTGGTGCTATTGGCTCAACTGCGATCGCTTTGGTATTATCGCTTTGGTTAGAAACTCTAATATATAGAACTGTTGGCGCTTTTTTCTATATAGCTATCATTTTCAACACTTGGTATGGTGGTTTGCGTCCAGGGATAGTGACAATTATTCTTTCGACACTGGCAATTGATTATTTCTTAATTACGCCTCAGTATCAATTTATCCCCTCAGATCCACAGGATATATTGCGGTTAGGTCTTTTTGGGTTAGTTGGGTTGATAATCAATCAGCTAACTGGCAATTTTTCTAAAAGTAACCAGAAAATTCAACAATTAAACCAAAAATTGGCCCAAGAAAATGCCGAGCAACTGAGGATGGCTCTATCAGCAGCACAAATGGGAATGTGGGACTGGGATATGGTAAGTGGACAAATCAACTGGTCGCCAGAACACGAACGGTTATTTGGTTTGGCTTTTGGTAGCTTCGATGGGAGATATGAAACTTTTGATCAGTGTCTGCATCCTGAAGATCGTCCTCTGCTCAATCAAGCATTACAACAGGCACTGCAAACTCATAGTATTTATCAGTGTGAATATCGGATAGTTTGGGCAGATGGTAGCATTCACTGGATTGAGGCACGAGGACAAGCATTCTATAACAAAGCAGGTGAGCCTGTCCGCATGAGTGGAACTGTGATGGCGATTGATGAACGCAAGCAGGCGCAAGACTTACTGCAACAGCAATTTGAGCAACAACGCCTAGTGATGGAGATGTCCCAGCGTATTAGGCGATCGCTGAATCTACAAGACATTTTACAAACTACTGTTGATGAAGTACGGCAGTTTTTGGGGTGCGATCGCGTTATTCTGTTCCAGTTTGCACCTGATTGGAGTGGCACTGTAGTTGTGGAATCTGTCGATCCTCATTGGACAGCGATATTATCTACCGATATCTACGATCCTTGCTTTGGGGAAACATACATTCAACCTTTTAAACAAGGTCTAGTTACTGCAAAATCTGATATTTATACTGCTGGTATCGGCTCTTGCCATATCGAACTGTTGGCTAAATACCAAGTGAGGGCTAATTTAGTTGTGCCAATTCTCTACAGAGATGAATTATGGGGATTACTCATTGCCCATCACTGTGCGGCTCCCCGTGAATGGCAATCAAGGGAAATAGCTCTGTTGCAGCAGTTAGGAGAACAGGTAAGCATTGCTATCCAGCAAGCAGCTTTGTTTGAACAGTTACAGACCCAATTAAGGGAGCGTCAACAAGCAGAACAAAGTTTACAAGAAAGAGAAATAACCTTACGCTTATTTGTCCAGTATGCACCTGCTGGGATTGCGATGTTTGATCGGGATATGCGTTATTTAATAGCCAGCCAAAGATGGGTGGACGACTATCGTCTTGATTCAGTGGCATCTGTTATAGGGCGATCGCACTACGAACTGTTTCCCGAAATTACAGAGCGATGGCGACAAATTCATC harbors:
- the hpsE gene encoding hormogonium polysaccharide biosynthesis glycosyltransferase HpsE, whose protein sequence is MIIQFTVAICTYNGAARLPNVLNQLQNQVGTEGISWEVLVVDNNSTDTTKQIVQQYQNIWHHSGQLRYIFEPEQGLAIARQHAVAEARGELIGFLDDDNIPTQTWVKNAYSFAQTHPRAGAYGSRISGEFEIPPPDNFKRIAALLAITDRGAKELLYRPEKKVLPPGAGLVVRKQAWLENVPERCFLQGRVREPYLPGEDLEALLHIQRGGWEIWYNPEMQITHQIPHWRLKKDYLVNLCRGIGLSRYHTRMLSVKPWQIPLMFWVYLLNDTRKILLHLYKYRSSVKSDLIAACELELFIGSLLSPSYTWKEYIKYYFRKQVRSQENLISS
- a CDS encoding ABC transporter ATP-binding protein, whose protein sequence is MAKTISITDSLVPNPVPKSAIIRLENIFKIYGTGETEVKALNDVNLVINEGEYCSIMGPSGSGKSTAMNIIGCLDRPTGGHYYLDNVDVAQMNDADLAHIRNRKLGFVFQQFHLLPQLSALENVMLPMVYADVNPNERRDRATEALIRVGLEKRLNNKPTQLSGGQQQRVAIARAIVNRPVVLLADEPTGALDSRTTQEVLNIFTELNDGGITVVMVTHEPEVARQTKRIVWFKDGQVVNSHLTPEELLE
- a CDS encoding potassium channel family protein, producing the protein MKPRIIVCGLGRTGYKIFRLLRQQGAFVVGIHHKPIPGEAGGDVIVGNLHTVATLSAAGIHQAQTLVIAGSDDEVNLAIMMQARVLNPHIRIINRFYNTNLGDRLDQTLSEHLSMSVIGLAAPLFTFAALGNQAIGQIKLYEQTWPVQEEYIDENHPWCGRNLSDLWDNPARIPIYYLPVEGEMNLVAAILGENHLRVGDRLIVAIQPRIRSTRKSLIKKFLKVIISIRQFQQHGQSVIVGAILLLAIVMIATITYMSTELSLSMVDALYFSVGMITGAGGNDKVADNAPNSIKLFTVVMMLVGAVVIGIWYAMLTDFVLGTRFKQFWDAARIPQRHHYIVCGLSGIGSKIVQQLHTSGYEVVVIETDSNNKYVNSVRGLGIPVIQGDASFRTILTTSNVDSAAAVLAVTTNDATNIEIALKAKGLAPKIPVIVHYADPDFAGMAKQLFDFEAVLSSAELAAPAFAAAALGGRILGNGITADTLWVAFATLITPSHPFCGHLVKDIAMVADFVPLYVETNSQRVHGWNLLTTYLSEGDVLYLTMPANQLYKLWRDERACGVGD
- the cas6 gene encoding type I-MYXAN CRISPR-associated protein Cas6/Cmx6 produces the protein MTAILLQSEEYVDLTFKLRGALIPLDNGYVIYSALSRICPILHELKSIGIHPIAGIPTKNNLLELTTQSRLKIRIYHQHIPLIYPYLAGQAFHIGQNFYQLDIPDYKPLISSESVYSRLVIIKGFQDATNFIEAVQRQLDNLGIQGKIELLTRQDGTPQKRQLTINKEGKQFKIRGFGVKISELNPEDSLTLQEQGIGGKRKMMCGIFVPATRSKEEEET
- the cas8a1 gene encoding type I-MYXAN CRISPR-associated Cas8a1/Cmx1 translates to MVATQPKISLSLDAADTTIMHRAGMTGLYMTLKRLEKQYTSSRQRGGHISWFLTADTIKLFWEGSDFVALSWLIKESFQLDDTGLIHLTALSNAAIDLRQKIHIHEGICAVFLRHNQFYQAGKIVNAELTVEEKKVEYRYKSLTWYAHQTFAEKLCEADTQQLREDYVQMTSWLYLGGIVRHARTQNTTKLEEKPEYALALLFVPVVCHYCLLHIPSEDLKEKKPHRYGVVIPEINDFEDASQRRWRLQQLETKQLNVSSLGEAGLLYYSLDDIQPEGGYYQACQVWLYEKMNKDSRQRTLMSIEEIEVDKNTLITYQQVQKYFQTNYQQIKPKQIFIKVNPIRSIIADNLVKGIHWWSDFWEKLVIEDSNEYLFNQLFFNREGFIIMAENSEEDKHYLIFLKVFQQAMKGNFAKMYAKAEAGKDPPIKKKVERLRAELNYCYDELSFKEYLSDFLVRGGLNKYFNQHQEEIALLIKKIPWQELRIWSLLAIASYKPKDKPIEMNDESEEE
- a CDS encoding CRISPR-associated protein codes for the protein MSQKKNDNNIPNYYLYGTVLTRYGLASLNHDMRRGNKTTLQKGYWNGKIHSFVGANAIRWALRFYLQKQGYLVNRVWDEDEHINRLTSEDFDPEQFYDDDIFGFALLESAETEEETSTTKKKKKQKTVSSPNQRIGALAMNMAVSLTPYDGAVKLGAKSGRDKDSTSLHFTEYHATRYQYYFGINPTHLKEMSRILPLIDGIMDMPKVGGSSNIFNYSFCPDSLVFQWTNHFASYISYCFEYCDPKTKEAKLAQEFIDEVECGQIDPSTLWIGGTIVKELKQLDNFDNSPFNRAHIYRNRNELVEALKAVIKRDLGLQESK